ccaataTTTTACATTGTATAAATCAACATTGTCTTactgttaaaaaaatatttttaatatttgaccatttattaaccaactttaccACTTAATTAGCCAACTTTTTACATTTtcttaaccaactttatttttcttctaaattatttttaatatctaggCGTTTATTAATCAACTTTGTCACTTCGTTAACCAACTTTTTACATTACATTAACCAAGTTTATTTTACGATTAAAAATAAATGTTCATGTCCTGTTTTACGGTCACTATTCACGTATTGTTCATtatattgtttataaaaaaattaattaaaaaaatactatttacCGTATAAATACAGTAAACAGTGTTTTAATATTGATGTAAATTATGGTGTAGAAATAGCATTCCTATTACATTAAATCTCAAATtacttataaaaaaagaaaatgctTAATCCAGCGACAATTCTAATCACGAGAGGATCCCGATTACATTATTCGTTTTTTCTAACTCAAGTTGCTCTTATTTCTGATTTTCCTTGTTTTTTATGAAACTTTTATGTTTAATGCGTACCTCTTGTTTCTCTATCTCTCTTTTGtttttattccattctttttctttttcttttttttacttaTCTCTAAGTTTCCTTCTACTACAATGTTAAGTATTATAACATAACTCAATGTTAAGTATTATAAAAACAACCTAGCATCCTTGATATCTTAAAGTAAGCCTTGATATGCAGTGCTCACTTTACATATTATACTATTAGTCAGTAACGTAGAACATGTGAAATATGAATTGGCTACAatttattctttaatataaaaacggCGTTAACGGTATTGATATCAACATCTGCCAATACTAATTTGTCGCTGCTATTTTCACGGTTGCGAAgcctttttttttaaatccagGAGCTTACTTCCAACAACATCATAgttaacataatttttaaaattttgcttGCAAGGACAACTACAAACAAACAAGTAAAAAGGAAAAAGGACATCTTGCATTTTATAGAGGTTCCTATCGAGTTATGTTTGTTGCTTTGTCTCAATTAGAATTGCACATGAGGAATTAGCGACAATGGTCTATGTTTCACTTTGTTTCCATTATTATAAAAACAAAGGCGCACATGTCATCATTCGTGAATTGGGGAAGTAGTAATTCGCAGCATTGCTCATTAAAAATTTGGTCATTAACTGGAATGGAAAATTAGTAAGATTTGGGTAATTTAATgtcatttataataaaaaacaactaacgtaaatattttttatttttgtaaaacaaaaaaTTTCAATTACATTAAAtctcaaaatatttataaaaaaactttGATCATTAAGATTAgtggaaaaaaatttatatttggtAATTTAGgaatttcatttataattaaaaaataaaagtaatgtaaatatttataataaaagactTTAACTGTTTATAGGGTTTCATAGAGGATTTCATAATAATTTTAAGTAATTTAGTAAATTCATAATAATTTAagtaattttacaaatttatagtaatttaaataattttagtaaTTTCAAGAATTTTATAATAAGTTTAGTAAGTTTAATCAATAAGTTTActaattttaatcaacaatttcaCAAATTTTAGTAATTTCTCAGTAATTTCACAATAAACTAATTTCATAATAATTTTAGTAATTTCAGAAATTTTTAGTAATTTTAAAGTAATTTTagtaattttattaatttcataATAAATTTACCTATAATTTTAGTAATTTCATACTAAATTACCATCAAtgtttttaatgttttattttaaattatgtattACTATAATTCATTCATTTATTCTAGAATAGGTTAACGACTGAATTATGTTTTTATGACATTTcggtttatatataaatattatttggtATTTTCCTAAAACTGACCGATTGCATCTTCATATAGTATTGATACCATATTTTCTAAAAACAGGCGTATTCTCTGTACCAggtaaataaattgaattaaattcaaattattttaaaattaaatatacaaaATAGGATGGATTTGTTAGCGATATTAAATCTTTCTATAAGAATTCGTTTtccataataaatttttaatattaaaaaaagttggcattaaaataaatggtggcagTTGGAAAAATATCTAGGATGAGTTGTTTTCTTAAACCCTATAAAACTCAATACTATTTCGTCAAAACTCTATCAATCATTTCATTGAGAATATTCATCAAACATCATGAGTTCCCTTCCAAACAACTCTTCTTCCTTCGTCAACCGCCTCAACATCATGTTCCTCCTCTACCTAATGCATATGCTTCATGTTCAAGACCCTGACAACCAATTTACCGATGATGACATCATTTctgacaaagaagaagaagaagaactagAATTCGAAATTGAAGATGACAAGCCCCGTCCCTACCAAGACGAGGGACTGTGCGCAATTTACCAAGAAGAATCACGGATTGAAGCTGACGTTGTTTATCGAATCCTGAATGAAAAAGCTCATACCTTAAAGCCTAATTCGGGTGAAACCGTTATGATTTGTGAAAGTAGCATTGCTGTTGGATTTCATGTGGATGAAGAAGGTGAACATATTGTTTGGG
This DNA window, taken from Vicia villosa cultivar HV-30 ecotype Madison, WI unplaced genomic scaffold, Vvil1.0 ctg.001840F_1_1, whole genome shotgun sequence, encodes the following:
- the LOC131636828 gene encoding uncharacterized protein LOC131636828, with the translated sequence MSSLPNNSSSFVNRLNIMFLLYLMHMLHVQDPDNQFTDDDIISDKEEEEELEFEIEDDKPRPYQDEGLCAIYQEESRIEADVVYRILNEKAHTLKPNSGETVMICESSIAVGFHVDEEGEHIVWEWHGHIPRYTEDHEFSLEYIYGNYFQRIMHEERHTTPARVDASDDKD